The Atlantibacter hermannii genomic interval CCCACAGTCCGGCAATTTTAGGTTGCTGAAGCTTCATCAGTTGCATCAGGCACAGCAGGGGAAAGAGGAACAATAAGAACTCCCACAGTTCTGTTATACGCACCATCAGCCCGAACTTGACGGCAAAGCTAAACAGCGAGAGTAAAATCAGGGTGCGCATCAGCAGTGACAGCGACTGATGCGGTGAAGGTGAAATGGAATAGAGCACGCAGCAGATCGCGATCATCGTCAGCGCGCCGCCGCCCGCATCCCACTGCGCTGTAATTGTCCAGGCGCAGGCCGCCACAATAACCACAAATGTCCGTAGTCCATTCCATAACGCTTCGGTCATATCGGTATGTCGGGTTAACAATCCGGCTTTCGGGCCGGTATCGTCGGTATCGTGACGATCGTTTTCCAGCACCAGCAGGTAGCGGCTCGACCGAAGATACATCTGGCAGAAATCACGCAAACGCAGCCACCAGGCAAGGTGACGATAATCCCGGGCTTGTTCAGGCATACACAGCGCCAGGAGCCGGGCGATCCGATAGTTGTCCGGCTGCGGGCGCGCCAGCTCTTCCAGAATGCGCTGTTGAACGCTTGCGATATGCGCAGGCGGTGACGGCCAGTTGAGTAACAGACGTCGGATGCCTGAAATAGTGCTGGTTAAGCGCAACTGCTGGTGGAGGATCGCATTGAGTCGATGGTTATGACGCCGGAAGCGGTAATGGCTCCAGAACGCCTGAATTCGCAAAATGTTTAATGTCAGAATCTGACCGATCATCCCCTGATGCGCCGTTCTCATGGCGTCGGTAGTTTCCGGCTTCCACAGCAGGCTGGCGTGTTCAAGCAGGCGGGCGTGCAGGTTTTTTAGCGAAACCAACAGCGTCGCGCCATCAGACGTGCTGGGCAGGATCATCATCATCAACCCGCCGCAGGCTATGCCGATAAGCACTTCGCATACCCGCGCCTGGGCTATGTCCCATAGCTGCGTAGGCTCAAGCATATTGACCATTGGGAAAGCGATGATGGCGGCGGTATAACCCGCCAGCTGCGCGGCATAGGCGGCGTTATTGTGGAAGTGGCTTGCCGTCCAGGTGCACAGCGCCAGCCAGCCGGCCATGGCTAAAGAGAAAAACCACGGATCGTTAAGCGTGCTTCCGGCAATCATTAACGAGGCGCCTGGCTCCCACCAGGCTGCCTACCACGCGGCCCAGACTTTTACTGATCACCCCGCCGGGGGTGGGAAAGCTGACCACGGCGGCGGAGGTCATAGCCCAGTAGGGCTCATCCAGATTAAGCACATAGGCGATACTCAGGGCAAGACACATGGCGATGCTGTTGCGTAACGCATAGCGCCACTGATTGCCTGTCGCTTTACCCCACGGTGTGCGGTGCCATTCCAGCCATGCGAAATTCATGGATCACTGCTCAATGGCAATGGTGCAGGTGGTGCCGGATACCAGCATTGCGTTTTCCGGCACGTTTTCCAGGGTAAAACGGACCGGTACGCGTTGGGCAAGCCTAACCCAGGGCACATTCGGTTTGACGTCGGGAACCAGCCCGCTGTCTGTTTCCACACTTTGATCGTAGATGGCCCGGCCAATGCTTTCTACCCGCCCGGTAAGCGGAACGTCATTACTGAGCAGTTTTATCCGGGCAGGCGCGCCCGGCGCAATATGGCGTAGTTTCGTTTCTTCAAAGTAACCCACGACATAAAAAGAGTGGCTGTCGATCAGGGCAAAAACGGGCTGGCCGGTTGATGCGTAATTGCCGACGCGAACCGACAGGTTAGTCACCCAACCATCGACCGGGGCGGTGACGCGGGTTTGTGAAAGCTGCCACCTGGCCTGTTCCAGCGCGGCTTTCGCCACATTGACGGCGGCCTGCATCGCTTTAACATTGATCGTGGCGCTGTCGAGCTCTTCGGCAGAAATATAATTATGCGGCAGGTGCTGGCGTCGGCTGGCTTCATTTTGCGCTTTCGCCAGATCGGATTCCGCGTGAGCCACCTGAGCTTGTGCATTCAGAATGGCAATATTGTAGGGAGTCGGGTCCAGGCTAAATAACGGCGTGCCCGCTTTGACGAACTGATTGTCCTTAACATTAAGATCGGTAATGGTGCCGCCCACCTGCGGGGAGATATCGACGAGCTCGGCGCGCACCTTGCCATCACGAGTCCAGGGCGATTGCATGTAATAATTCCACAGCCACCATCCGGCGAGAATGGCGGCTGCAAATACCACCAGCGTGGAAAAATACTTCAATGTTTTAATCATGAGAACAACCCTGTCGTCAAAATAAACATTCCGGCGCATACCGACAAAATAAATATCGATAAATCCATCAGCGTCGGGTGCCAGACGGCGCCAGAATAGAGCCAGTTACGCAATAATCTGTGCAAAATCAGCCAGATAAATAAACCAATAAACACCGCCTTAAACAGGGGTGGAAAGTAAACCGACGCGCCGACTACCACGTCCTCAAGCGGCATACCTGACGGTAAAGAAAAGTTGTTCACTTCGGATTAACCCTAATCATAACGGCCACGCCGCGTTGTTTCCCTGACAGGTTGTAGAATCAAATTATAGACTTTGCGTGAAGTGACGGAAAAATCAGTAATTTGTTTTAGACATATAAATGCTGCACACTGAGTGTAAAATCAGTATAATAAGTTAGCAAGCTAATTATAAGGAGATGAAATTGGAATCGCCACTAGGTTCTGATCTGGCACGGTTAGTACGCATTTGGCGTGCTCTGATTGACCATCGCCTGAAACCTCTGGAGTTAACGCAAACCCACTGGGTTACGTTGCATAACATTCACGAGTTGCCGCCAGATCAATCGCAGATCCAGCTGGCAAAAGCGATCGGCATTGAACAGCCATCGCTGGTGCGCACGTTAGATCAGCTCGAAGAGAAGGGGTTGATTGCGCGTCACACCTGCGCCAACGACAGGCGCGCCAAGCGTATCAAGCTGACCGATAAAGCCGCGCCGATCATCAGCGAAATGGAAGATGTCATCCGTAAAACGCGGGGAGAGATCCTCAGCGGGATCAGTAGTGAAGAGCTGGATACATTACTCAATCTGATTGGGCGGATTGAGAAAAATATCCACCGACTTCACGGTCAGAATTAATCAAAAGCCTCGTTTACACGAGGCTTTTTTTTGCGTGCACCCGTAACCCCGATGAGGCATTTCTGCCGTTTCACGGGCAAAGGTATCGCCCACAGGTAACATATTTTTCGGAATAGAGCGCGGGTGTAATCTTCTATTAGAGGGAAGGTCCGGGCATAAAAAAAGCGGCCCGGTGGGCCGCTTCTGAAAGGAAATTAACGCGGGGAAACGGTGACCTGGCTACCTTTGTTCGCCATGACAACACGTTGGCCCGGCGAGAATTTGGTCGCGCCCTGTTTCTGAACAACCATGATGGTGTCACCGTCATCCTTACGGATTTCCAGCTCAACACCCTGGGTTTTGTTCATCGATCCCTGAACGCCCTGGCCTGCCACGCCGCCTGCGACTGCACCTGCGGCTGTTGCCAGTGAACGGCCAGTACCGCCGCCGATAGTGTTGCCCAGGAAACCACCCAATACCGCGCCGCCAATTGCGCCGATCGCGTTATTATCATCTCCGCCCTGAATCTGGACCGGACGAACGTTGACGATGGTGCCGTAAGTCACGCGCTGAACCTGTTTCGCTTCCGACGCGCTGTACACATCGCCTGAAAGACTATCATTGTTAACACAGCCAGCCAGAGTAAAGCCAACCAGCGAAATCATCAGTACTCGTGAAATCATTTAAGTAAATCTCCTGTTTACCACTTTACGCTCAAATGAGCATCCTTAATGGCAAATTATAAGATACTCCACGCGGTGATTTCACCACTATTGTGGAGACTTGATAAAAAAATAGTAAAACACCCTGTATTAACCGTAGCTAAACATCTTCATTGCTGTCGTCACTTCGTGATATTTAACGATTCTTTACACACGAATACGCGTTGCTCGCTATTATTCATGGCGAAAATACAACGGGTGTGTTCCAGTGAACCCTTCAGGCGGGATGAAAAGGATTAAGTATGAAATCGGGTCGATATATTGGTGTGATGTCAGGTACCAGCCTGGATGGCGTGGACGTTGTGCTGGCGGCAATAGATGAACATATGGTTGCCCAGCAGGCGAGCCTGACTTATCCCATCCCTCATGCGCTTAAGGAAGCCATTCTCGCCGTCTGCCAGGGGCAACAACTCACGCTCTCGCAACTTGGTCAGCTCGACACCCGCTTAGGCCGTCTGTTTGCTGAAGCGGTGCAGGCCTTAATGGACCAGGAAAATCTGCGTGCTGAAGAAATTGTGGCGGTGGGCAGCCACGGTCAAACCGTCTGGCACGAACCTCATGGCGATGCGCCTCATACATTGCAGATTGGTGATAATAACCAAATCGTCGCCCACACTGGCGTTACCGTCGTTGGTGATTTCCGGCGTCGCGACATCGC includes:
- the aaeB_3 gene encoding putative efflux pump protein; translated protein: MIAGSTLNDPWFFSLAMAGWLALCTWTASHFHNNAAYAAQLAGYTAAIIAFPMVNMLEPTQLWDIAQARVCEVLIGIACGGLMMMILPSTSDGATLLVSLKNLHARLLEHASLLWKPETTDAMRTAHQGMIGQILTLNILRIQAFWSHYRFRRHNHRLNAILHQQLRLTSTISGIRRLLLNWPSPPAHIASVQQRILEELARPQPDNYRIARLLALCMPEQARDYRHLAWWLRLRDFCQMYLRSSRYLLVLENDRHDTDDTGPKAGLLTRHTDMTEALWNGLRTFVVIVAACAWTITAQWDAGGGALTMIAICCVLYSISPSPHQSLSLLMRTLILLSLFSFAVKFGLMVRITELWEFLLFLFPLLCLMQLMKLQQPKIAGLWGQLIVFMGSFIAVTNPPVYDFGDFLNDNLAKILGVGLAWLAFAILKPGSDNRKSRRHIRALRRGFIDQLSRRPGLSENGFESLVYHHIHQLSQAKEETARRWLLRWGVVLLNCSHVVWALRAWESRSDPLSQVRDICISTLRDVMSEQGVQKKPLDVALNELQRLCEVLSRHHDPAAVELAALIWRLYCSLKQLEFAPPASPQLTAQR
- a CDS encoding putative efflux pump protein, whose amino-acid sequence is MNFAWLEWHRTPWGKATGNQWRYALRNSIAMCLALSIAYVLNLDEPYWAMTSAAVVSFPTPGGVISKSLGRVVGSLVGARRLVNDCRKHA
- the yiaV gene encoding HlyD-family secretion protein — translated: MIKTLKYFSTLVVFAAAILAGWWLWNYYMQSPWTRDGKVRAELVDISPQVGGTITDLNVKDNQFVKAGTPLFSLDPTPYNIAILNAQAQVAHAESDLAKAQNEASRRQHLPHNYISAEELDSATINVKAMQAAVNVAKAALEQARWQLSQTRVTAPVDGWVTNLSVRVGNYASTGQPVFALIDSHSFYVVGYFEETKLRHIAPGAPARIKLLSNDVPLTGRVESIGRAIYDQSVETDSGLVPDVKPNVPWVRLAQRVPVRFTLENVPENAMLVSGTTCTIAIEQ
- the ydhI gene encoding putative inner membrane protein — protein: MPLEDVVVGASVYFPPLFKAVFIGLFIWLILHRLLRNWLYSGAVWHPTLMDLSIFILSVCAGMFILTTGLFS
- the slyA gene encoding transcriptional regulator SlyA — protein: MESPLGSDLARLVRIWRALIDHRLKPLELTQTHWVTLHNIHELPPDQSQIQLAKAIGIEQPSLVRTLDQLEEKGLIARHTCANDRRAKRIKLTDKAAPIISEMEDVIRKTRGEILSGISSEELDTLLNLIGRIEKNIHRLHGQN
- the slyB gene encoding outer membrane lipoprotein, with translation MISRVLMISLVGFTLAGCVNNDSLSGDVYSASEAKQVQRVTYGTIVNVRPVQIQGGDDNNAIGAIGGAVLGGFLGNTIGGGTGRSLATAAGAVAGGVAGQGVQGSMNKTQGVELEIRKDDGDTIMVVQKQGATKFSPGQRVVMANKGSQVTVSPR